One genomic window of Pecten maximus chromosome 3, xPecMax1.1, whole genome shotgun sequence includes the following:
- the LOC117323932 gene encoding 39S ribosomal protein L4, mitochondrial-like isoform X2 → MVDLHPEVFGTYPRLDVLQQNVKWQRLYRHIDYAQTKTRAEVRGGSFKPWVQKHLGRARHGSNRSPIWKGGGVINGPRGPKSHFYMLPASYRALGLRVALSVKYAQDDLHIVDSLDIPDDSPEYIQDLMDTRFWGFSCLFVDDNDMMPENISLAVDKIPNFNLMPVYGLNVFSMLKHETLVLTLAAVEKIEKKLLYQMHKTAPPKKYSYSTRYQEW, encoded by the exons GTTAGATGTCCTCCAACAGAATGTTAAATGGCAAAGATTGTATAGACACATT GATTATGCTCAAACTAAAACACGAGCGGAAGTGAGAGGTGGAAGCTTTAAGCCATGGGTACAGAAGCACTTAGGAAGGGCCAGGCATGGAAGTAATCGGTCCCCAATCTGGAAAGGGG GAGGAGTTATAAATGGTCCCAGGGGTCCAAAAAGCCATTTCTACATGTTGCCAGCAAGCTACCGAGCTTTGGGGCTTAGAGTGGCCCTCTCTGTCAAGTATGCCCAGGATGATCTTCATATTGTTGACTCCTTGGATATACCTGATGATAGCCCAGAG TACATTCAGGATTTAATGGACACAAGATTCTGGGGATTCTCCTGTCTATTTGTAGATGA CAATGATATGATGCCTGAGAACATTTCCCTTGCTGTAGATAAGATACCTAACTTCAATTTAATGCCAGTGTATG gcCTGAATGTGTTCAGTATGTTGAAACATGAGACTTTGGTTTTGACTTTGGCAGCAGttgaaaaaattgaaaagaaacTTTTATATCAAATGCACAAGACTGCACCCCCAAAGAAATACAGTTACTCGACTCGGTACCAAGAGTGGTGA